GCGGATCAAGCCATTGAGGATGCGAGCGGTGTAAGACCTACGCTGTTTCGTCCTCCAGGAGGAGTGTACAATGATGTCGTGGTAAGAAGCGCTCAGGCGAGAGGCTACTCGATCGTTCTATGGTCTTGGCATCAGGATACGGGGGATTGGAACCGTCCAGGAAAACAGCGTATTATTAACAAGGTACTGCGAAATGCTCGAAATGGAGACATTGTGCTCTTTCATGATAATGTGCACGGCAAGAGTCAGACCATTGAGGCATTAGAGCATATTTTGCCTGAGCTTACGAAGCAGGGATACAGATGTGTTACCGTATCCGAGCTGCTGGAGGCTAAGCAAAGAGAAGTGATGGAGCTTCCTTAAAGCGCTTAATGAGTGACACAAGGGAGAGGGAAGGGGAATCTCAAATGAATGGTAATCATCGTGCAGACATCAAGCCAGGTCTTGAAGTCGATATTGTGTTGAAGCAGGATCAGAGAACAGGCAAGCTCACCAGGGGAAGGGTAAAGGATATTTTGACGAATTCACCAAATCATCCGCATGGCATTAAAGTTCGCCTGCAAAGTGGAGAAGTAGGCAGAGTTAAACATATCATTCAGCCTTAATACGTTTGATCTGGAATGCATCACCGGAGCGTCCAAACCTGAAGGAGTCTCTAAGCATAAACTGCTATATGTCTTAAGATGAGGTGGGAGACATATAAGGGGGAATGCGGCTCTTGTGCACAGATGGTCAATCCAATGACGTGGACATACAGGAATATGATGCCGTGTTTAGTCTTGGATCCAATTGCCAGACTGCTTATCAGCTGAGAAGATTATCGCTTCGCCGGGAAGCAGGTCCACTCGACTGGTTTGTATCCAAAAACATAGATCAGCTCATCAGATTGATAGACGCCAGGTTTGCAGAATTTATGGACTTAGGCAATCTGGAGAAGATAAGTGCATTTAGGACTTGCTACTGTGTGCGTGACACAAGATATGGAATTTTGTCCTATCATGATTTCCCGATTACCGCGAAGGAAGCGGATTGGGCACTGGCATATCCTGAATTCAAGTCTAAGCTTATTCGGAGGACGGAACGAATGCTGCAGGCATGGGAGGCAGGGGAGAGGCTCCTGTTTGTTCGTGTCAATGGTGGACAAGATGATGGTGATCGACTGTATTATAGTCTAAAGAAACAAGTCAAGCATTCCTTTGATTTGATTGTTATTGATACGCTGGCCGATGAGAATGCACCTGTGACCAGATGGGTCGAACCTTCTGGATGCATCAGGTATTCCATCCCAAAGGGTAACGACTGGCGCGGATCTGATAAGGCATGGAACAAGCTTCTCGAGTCCATCAGGCTAAGACATTGTCTTAGCGATTAAATTTAAAAAAGAGCCGTATTGTGCGCGAGGACGAAGTACTTGCTGTCAATTAGACAGAATTACTTCATTGCACAAAAGCGGCTCTTTTTGTCTTCATATGAGGTTAATTCAGCTATAATCTTCTACATGAGTAGAATCGCAACAATGGTTGCAGCGGTCAGTCCGCTAATAACAGGAATTAAATTACGTCTTGCAAGCTCAAATGGGCTGACGTTGCAGATCGCAGCAGCAGGAATCAGTGCCCATGGAATCAGCGTACCTCCGCCAATCCATATGGCAGCAATCTGACCAAGTGCCGTGAGCATAGGAGTCGAGCCAATGGATGCAGAGAACATCTGAGCAATCGAGCCAACAAGGGATATACCGGAGAATCCAGATCCATCCATCCCCGTTATTGCCCCGACAACAGTCATGCTGATCGCCCCGACCACTTCATTCAGCGGGACCGTATGTGCGAGTGCGAGGCCCAGGTCATTCACGATCCCATGCGAACCTTCAGGCAGGGGGTTAGAGAATAATGCGGTGAGAGCCGCGTCCCCCAGATAGAAGAAGGCAGCAATAGGTATTACAGGACCAAACACCTTGAAGCCAAACTGAAATCCTTTGATCAAATAATCTGTCGTTTCCTCGAGCCCTTTATTTCGGTGGGCAACCATCGTTACCAGGATCAGGATTACAATAGCTGTACCACCGATGAGGGCTGTTGCATCTCCACCTTGCAGGTTCAGCAGGTACATGGCCGCTAGATCAAGCACAAAGAGTAATGGAATGGTATAAGCAATAATCCGTTTGGTCCGTAGTGGAATTTGGATGTCATTGGAGGGGGACAGATCAGAAGGTGAGGCTGGTTGAGAAACGGCTGATTCCTTGTTGATGGTACCGCGGCGCATATCTCTGCGGAGCATGATGTAGGCTGTGAGGGTAGCAACGAGGCCTGTCGTGATAACTAGAGGGATACTGGCGGTTACAACATCAGAGACCGGAATTCCTGCAGCGTCTGCCGTTAATTTGGGTGCGCCCTGGATTACATAGTCACCTGACAAAGCAATACCGTGTCCAAACAAATTCATCGCCATGGCTGTGCCAATCGCTGGAAGGCCGACTCTTCCCGCTACGGGAAGCATGACAGCTCCGATAAGGGCGACGCCGGGAGACGGCCAGAAGAAGAAGGAAACAATCATCATAATAATGCCGATTCCCCAAAAGGCGTGAGCGGGTGTCCTCAGCAGCTTGGTTAAAGGAGCAACCATAATTTCATTGATTCCGGTGCGGATGAGCACTCGGCTCATGGCTACAACGATCGAAATGATGAATATGGTGCTGATCAGTTCCTTCGCAGCATAGATGAAGCTTCCGAAGATCCCGGAGACGGAGGTCACGATGCTGTCCGATGCAAGGAAACCCAAGGCTATAATACCCAAAATACAGATGACACTCGTATCCCGTCTGCGTATTAATAGGATCATAATAAAGATAATGAACGATAAATAGACGTAATGGAGCGGTAATAGATGAATGTCCATAATGCTTCACCCTCTCGTGCTATACCAAGTATGCTTGTGCTGTATCGTATGCTGCAGCCAAGGTGGGTGTTCTCCTACTTTTTCTAACGGCATAGAATGTAAGGTCACAAATAACGAGTGCACACAGGGAAACGAGGGGTTAGTCTAATGAAGTTTTCTTCACAAGAAATCATGAACAAGACGGAACGGTTTGGAGCCCATAACTATCATCCACTGCCCATAGTTATTCAACAAGCAGAGGGGGTATGGGTCACAGATCCCGATGGGCATCGCTATATGGATATGCTGAGTGGATATTCGGCATTGAACCAGGGACATCGTCACCCGCGCATCATAGCTGCTCTGAAACAGCAAGCCGATGAAGTCACTCTTACATCACGGGCGTTCTATAATGCGCCTTTGGCAGAGCTTATGGAGCTATTAAGCGGATTTACGGGGAAGCAAATGGTCTTACCGATGAATACAGGAGCAGAGGCGGTCGAAACGGCTGTCAAGGCAGCAAGACGCTGGGGATATGAAGTGAAGGGGATCTCTTATAATCAGGCAGAGATTATTGTCTGCGAAGGGAATTTTCATGGCAGAACGACGACGATCACCTCCTTTTCCTCCGATCCTTATTATCAAAAAGACTTTGGACCATTTACACCGGGATTCCGGATCATACCTTATGGTGACATGACTGCTTTAACGTCTGCCATCAATCAGAACACGGCTGCGTTCTTGGTTGAACCTATTCAAGGGGAAGCTGGAATCCAGATCCCTCCAGAAGGCTATCTGACAGAGGTTCGCAGGCTGTGCAGTGAGCAGAACGTGCTTCTCATGGCAGATGAAATACAGACCGGATTCGGAAGAACCGGGCGAAGATTTGCCTGCGATTGGGAGCAGGTCGTCCCGGATATTTACATTATGGGAAAGGCGCTTGGCGGAGGTGTGCTGCCTGTATCGGCTGTAGCGGCGGATGAATCGATTCTTGGATTATTTGAACCTGGTTCGCATGGTTCAACCTTCGGAGGAAATCCGCTTGCGAGCAGGGTTGCTATAGAAGCACTTAAGGTAACAGAAGACGAGAAGCTCGCGGACCGTTCTTTTGTACTTGGAAATCGAATGCTGCACAGGTTGAAGCAGATCACGTCCAAAGATATTAAAGAGGTAAGGGGAAGAGGGCTGTTCATTGGAATTGAACTAAGAACACCTGCGCGGCCCTATTGTGAGAGGTTAATGCAGCAAGGACTGCTCTGCAAGGAAACACATGATACCGTCATTCGGTTTGCCCCACCGCTGATCATTACGGATCAAGAACTGGAATGGGCGATCCAGCGAATAGAGCAAGTGTTTACGTAATATTTGTGATGGTTAACTGACATGATATGACCCATAATGACAGCATGGAGAATCATACAGAATAATGACGGCTCGCTGTTTATATCTAGTATTACGGTTCGACAAACGTGTTTCGGGTATTCCGGGAAGTTTATATATTCTTCGACTCATTTAACCTTTTTCTGCGGTGATCTGCTCATATTCTCCTTCGAGAATTCAGCAATGACCTGATCGTAGCTGCTGAGCAGATGATCCAATATTGGAATCCAGGAACGATTCAGACTGTACTCTCTCCCTGCTTCCCCTAATCTCTTGCTTATATCAGGATGATCATAGAGATGGATGATTGCGTTTACCATCGAAGCAGGCTCTTCCGGCGGGCACAGTATGCCCGTCTTTTCATGCTGAATGATGTCTAGAACTCCGCCTGCACCGGCTGCAATAACAGGGAGACCGCTAGCCATTGCTTCAAGAATGACGTTGCCAAACGTCTCCGTAGATGAAGGAAAAACGAATAAATCAGACATGGTGTAGATATCTTGAAGCTCATTTCCTCGCAAATATCCCAGCCACTGGATGTGCTCCTCTGAAAGGTTGTGGGGTATTGAGGGGGAGAGTCCATACAGGGGACCATCTCCTGCAATGAGGAGGCGGGACTTATCCAGGATACGGGAGGGCAGAGAAGCGAAGCTGTTGATTAAGTGTTCGATATTTTTCTCGGGAGCCAGTCGTCCGACATACAGCATATAGGTCAGCTCCGGATCCAATCCACGGTTACGAAGAAGACTTGCTCGTTCCTCAGCAGACACCGCTGGACGAAACTGCTGCGCATCAATTCCTCTGCTCCAAATTTCTACATGCTTCATTCCTTTTTCCTCAAGCTTGAGCTTCGTGGACTCCGAAGGGGCATAGATTCGTTCACAGTTCCGATGAAACCACTGCATATACTTCCACAGCGCTTGCTCCATCCAAGCTAACTTGTAGTGCTTCAAATATTGATCAAAGTGGGTATGGTAGGATGCCACTAGAGGTATACCGTGCTTGGCAGCATATCCTGCTCCGAGCAGACCTATAGCGGCAGGAGTAGCGACATGAATCAGTGTGGGCTGAAAATTGTGGAGAATTCGCTCTGTTCGCATACGACCGGGCAGAGCCAGCTTACATTCTGGATAAAAAATCAGCGGAAGACTGAAGAATCGCTCGACATGACCGCCATCTGTCTTCACGAGGCTGCCATGCTGTGGAGCGAACACAAGAACAGGGATCGAGCGTGCTCGTAAATATTCAACCCATCTGCCAAGTGTATTTGCCACTCCGTTGACCTCGGGTAAAAATGTGTCCGTAAATATAGCAATCCGCATCTCGATCCGCCTCCCAATCATTATTCCTATATATCGTACAGTGGGATCCAGCGGGATATGTCTGTTCTCGGGCGTTTTAACACAAATCGCGATAAAGCAGAGTCAAGTTAATTTTGATTTAATTTTCCACATAAAACGCTTACAATAGTCACATCGACATCATTCTATGAGGTGTATATTCTACTATGATCAGATATTCCTTGTTTACGAAGATTGTATTGCTGATTATTATCATGCTTATTCCTGTCGTGTTTCTGTACAGCTATTCCAACAAAATGGCAACCGATACCGTCGTCAGTGAGCTGAACAAATCCAGCAGTAATCAGCTTGCCTTTTTTCAAAGTCAGGTTAATACGAGTATTGAAGAGTTATCTTCCTGGACGAATCTGCTAATCCATGATCCCGACATTGAGAGCTTCAAAGATATTTATATGGACAGCGATTATTTGAATTTAGACCTCATTAATCAGGTCAAACGGGTACAGAACAAGCTGAGTATTCAGGAGAGCTCGTCCAATTGGCGAAGCAGTCTTACTTTTTATTCCCCCTCTATGGAGAGGATGATTACGGAAGGCAATGCCAGGCGGTACGATTCGGACGAGCTGAGAGAAGAGATTAAGCCAGGGTGGCAGGTAGAGAAGGTGCAGCGGCTCAACAGTGAGCAGTATCTTTTTTCCTGGTACACGGTTTCTCCCTATTCGGTTCAGGATCCTGCGAAGGCAAACAGTATCGTTAAGATCGAATTTGACAGCACGAATATACAGGATATGCTGGACAAGTTTAAGAGTAATGGAAGAAGAGATCCCTTCTATTACAAACCGGGCACCGGTGTTATCTATAACCGAACGCAGGATATTGCACAGAGTGCCAAGCTTCTCACTCAGCTGAAATTTCCCGAGATGAATGATGTCGATTACCGGACGGTAGAGGTGGATGGTCACATCTATAGTGTGCACACGGTATTATCCCAAGCTACAGGATGGTACCTGGTGGATTATATCCCTCTAACGGATGTGCTTGCACCGATCGAGAAGTCCAATCAGTTATTCTACGGGGCCGTAGGGAGTCTATTGCTTATGAGCTTCTTGGCTGCTTACTTGCTGTACGTACAGGTCCAAATTCCCGTTAAAGGACTGATTCGCGGGTTTCAGCGGCTGAAGATGGGGGACTATTCGGTGCGAGTGGTACCCAAGGGAAGGAATGAATTCAGCTTCCTGTCAGAACGCTTCAATTCCATGGTGGAGCAGATCCAGGAGCTGTTTGAGAATGTATATCTGGAGCAAATTCAAGTAAAAGAAGCTAGGCTGAAGCAGCTGCAGTCTCAGATTAATCCCCATTTCTTTTATAACTGCTTCTCCTTCATTACAAGTATGGCCAAGCTCGGTAAGATGGACGCAGTTGTAGCCATGTCTCATAATCTATCCCGTTATTATCGGTATACCACCCGGCAGGAGAAGGAGCTGGTCACTCTAAAGGAAGAGATGGATTTTGTAGTCGCATATCTCAAGATACAGAAGATGCGCATGAATCGCATTGACTATGTGATCGAGATTCCAGACGAGCTGCTGGATCAGACCATTCCACCATTAGTGATTCAGCCGCTTGTAGAGAATGCTGTCATTCACGGCATTGAACGGTCCCCGGATGCCGGGTTTATACGCATCGGGGCTTGTCAGGATCCGAACGGAATGATGCGAATTGTAGTTGAGGATGACGGGCTCGGTATTTCTGAGAGCAGACTTCAGGATTTGAGGGAACGCCTGACGAAGCCGATGGATGAGAACTCGGGCTGCGGATTGTGGAATGTAAATCAACGAATGCAGTTAAGGTACGGAGACAGCAGTTATTTGTCCGTTGATACATCCGCGATGGGCGGGTTCAGGGCAAGCATTCAATGGGAGAATACGAGTAGATATGAAAGGAACGATCATAATGATGGACATCTTGTTGGTTGATGATGAAAGCTATGTTACGGAGAGTCTGGAGGCAACCATTCCATGGGAGGAGATGGGCATCAGGCATGTGTATAGAACAGATTCGGCGGCAGGAGCACTTCAGTTGCTGCAAAGCCATCCCGTAGATATATTGGTGACAGACATTCGAATGCCTGGAATGGATGGTCTTGAGCTGATTGAGAAGGCGAGTGAGAGATGGCCGGAAATACGATCTATTCTTCTTACAGGATACAGTGACTTTCAATATGCCAAAAAAGCGATTCAATTACAGGCTCAAGATTACATACTTAAGCCAGTAGATGATGAGGAATTTATAAAAAGTGTGAATCAGACAGTTGAGGCTATCAAAGAAAGAGAAAAGGAAACGGATAAATACCATCAGCTCATGTATCAGCGCAAATCGGATTATGTCCTGCTTCGGGAAAATATGCTGCAGGGCCTGCTGCTCGGGACACCACATACCTTGTCGCGGGTCAAGCAGCAGCTGCAGGATTATGAAATACCTCTGCAGACAGATGTTGAGTCCATCATGATCCTGGTTCAGCTGAATCAAGGATTTATGGATCTGGATCCCAAATCCCGGGTGCTTATTGAATATGCGATCGGTAACATATCAGAAGAGATACTCGGCATGAATTATAAAGTATGGCAGGGAAGAACACCTCATCACTGCTTGGCTGTACTCATTCAGACAGATAATACCTCCGGCTTAGAGATGGAGATGGAAGATAAAGACCGAAGACAGCTTCATTCGCTTCTAAGGACTTTTCAAGAGAATGTCAGGCAGTACTTACACGGAGATGTATCCGTTATTATAAGCTCCAGCTTCCAGTTTCCGAATGATACCAGCACGGTCTATCACCACATGCTAAATTCGATGTACCTGGCCAGCACGGATGAAGGAGCAGCGGTTCTGTATTCTCCTCAGGATGAGTCTAGATCTCTTTCAGGCGCTTCCAAAGAAGTGTTTAGCCTGCTGTACAAGCCGCCTGTCCTTCAGCAGCTGATTGAGCTTGGGCAATGGGAGTCTGTACGGGAGAAGCTGTCCGAAGTATTTGATGTTATCGATCGCTATCCCGTTTCCAGAGAGCATATGTATGAAATTTATCTGGCGATCATAAACGCCTGCTTGTATATCACACACCGGACTGAATTTCGGATCAGCGAGCTGGATGTACATGGCATGGAGCCCCATCATGTGGAGAGGCTGATTCAGTATCCGGCAGAGCTTCGAAATTATACGTATCGAATTCTTGATAAGCTGGAAGAGCAGCAGCAGGAAAAGCCACCGTCCAAGGGACATATTGTCAAGCAAGTCAAGGATCTGGTCGCATCCGAATATGGCTATGAGCTGACCGTAAAGATTATAGCAGACCGGGTCTTTCTGCATCCGGTGTATTTGTCCAAAGTATTTAAGGCAGAGACGGGCGAAGGCTTAAGTGAATACTTGATTCGAATTCGACTGGAGAAGGCGCTGTACCTGCTGAAGCACACGAACAAGAAAATTTACGAGATCACTTCTGAACTCGGATACCAGAATCCGCAGTACTTCAGCAAATTGTTTAAAAAGCATTTTGGCATGTCACCAAACGAATTTCGGGAGCAATAAGTTGAAAAAGGTGCAGAAACCTTAATTTAGTATCATAGGAAAAAAGACCGACACCACTCATAATAAAAAGGGTAAGGAACAAGTTCTTTAAGGGGGAACTCAAATGGGGTTTAGATGGAAAAGATCAACGCTTTCAGTTCTGGCAGTGACCATGGCAGCGAGTGTCGGTCTCATGGGCTGTTCCGGGCG
This sequence is a window from Paenibacillus urinalis. Protein-coding genes within it:
- a CDS encoding response regulator, with protein sequence MKGTIIMMDILLVDDESYVTESLEATIPWEEMGIRHVYRTDSAAGALQLLQSHPVDILVTDIRMPGMDGLELIEKASERWPEIRSILLTGYSDFQYAKKAIQLQAQDYILKPVDDEEFIKSVNQTVEAIKEREKETDKYHQLMYQRKSDYVLLRENMLQGLLLGTPHTLSRVKQQLQDYEIPLQTDVESIMILVQLNQGFMDLDPKSRVLIEYAIGNISEEILGMNYKVWQGRTPHHCLAVLIQTDNTSGLEMEMEDKDRRQLHSLLRTFQENVRQYLHGDVSVIISSSFQFPNDTSTVYHHMLNSMYLASTDEGAAVLYSPQDESRSLSGASKEVFSLLYKPPVLQQLIELGQWESVREKLSEVFDVIDRYPVSREHMYEIYLAIINACLYITHRTEFRISELDVHGMEPHHVERLIQYPAELRNYTYRILDKLEEQQQEKPPSKGHIVKQVKDLVASEYGYELTVKIIADRVFLHPVYLSKVFKAETGEGLSEYLIRIRLEKALYLLKHTNKKIYEITSELGYQNPQYFSKLFKKHFGMSPNEFREQ
- a CDS encoding YwbE family protein; the protein is MNGNHRADIKPGLEVDIVLKQDQRTGKLTRGRVKDILTNSPNHPHGIKVRLQSGEVGRVKHIIQP
- a CDS encoding sensor histidine kinase encodes the protein MIRYSLFTKIVLLIIIMLIPVVFLYSYSNKMATDTVVSELNKSSSNQLAFFQSQVNTSIEELSSWTNLLIHDPDIESFKDIYMDSDYLNLDLINQVKRVQNKLSIQESSSNWRSSLTFYSPSMERMITEGNARRYDSDELREEIKPGWQVEKVQRLNSEQYLFSWYTVSPYSVQDPAKANSIVKIEFDSTNIQDMLDKFKSNGRRDPFYYKPGTGVIYNRTQDIAQSAKLLTQLKFPEMNDVDYRTVEVDGHIYSVHTVLSQATGWYLVDYIPLTDVLAPIEKSNQLFYGAVGSLLLMSFLAAYLLYVQVQIPVKGLIRGFQRLKMGDYSVRVVPKGRNEFSFLSERFNSMVEQIQELFENVYLEQIQVKEARLKQLQSQINPHFFYNCFSFITSMAKLGKMDAVVAMSHNLSRYYRYTTRQEKELVTLKEEMDFVVAYLKIQKMRMNRIDYVIEIPDELLDQTIPPLVIQPLVENAVIHGIERSPDAGFIRIGACQDPNGMMRIVVEDDGLGISESRLQDLRERLTKPMDENSGCGLWNVNQRMQLRYGDSSYLSVDTSAMGGFRASIQWENTSRYERNDHNDGHLVG
- a CDS encoding DUF1796 family putative cysteine peptidase, whose product is MCTDGQSNDVDIQEYDAVFSLGSNCQTAYQLRRLSLRREAGPLDWFVSKNIDQLIRLIDARFAEFMDLGNLEKISAFRTCYCVRDTRYGILSYHDFPITAKEADWALAYPEFKSKLIRRTERMLQAWEAGERLLFVRVNGGQDDGDRLYYSLKKQVKHSFDLIVIDTLADENAPVTRWVEPSGCIRYSIPKGNDWRGSDKAWNKLLESIRLRHCLSD
- a CDS encoding ornithine--oxo-acid transaminase; the protein is MKFSSQEIMNKTERFGAHNYHPLPIVIQQAEGVWVTDPDGHRYMDMLSGYSALNQGHRHPRIIAALKQQADEVTLTSRAFYNAPLAELMELLSGFTGKQMVLPMNTGAEAVETAVKAARRWGYEVKGISYNQAEIIVCEGNFHGRTTTITSFSSDPYYQKDFGPFTPGFRIIPYGDMTALTSAINQNTAAFLVEPIQGEAGIQIPPEGYLTEVRRLCSEQNVLLMADEIQTGFGRTGRRFACDWEQVVPDIYIMGKALGGGVLPVSAVAADESILGLFEPGSHGSTFGGNPLASRVAIEALKVTEDEKLADRSFVLGNRMLHRLKQITSKDIKEVRGRGLFIGIELRTPARPYCERLMQQGLLCKETHDTVIRFAPPLIITDQELEWAIQRIEQVFT
- a CDS encoding glycosyltransferase family 4 protein, which produces MRIAIFTDTFLPEVNGVANTLGRWVEYLRARSIPVLVFAPQHGSLVKTDGGHVERFFSLPLIFYPECKLALPGRMRTERILHNFQPTLIHVATPAAIGLLGAGYAAKHGIPLVASYHTHFDQYLKHYKLAWMEQALWKYMQWFHRNCERIYAPSESTKLKLEEKGMKHVEIWSRGIDAQQFRPAVSAEERASLLRNRGLDPELTYMLYVGRLAPEKNIEHLINSFASLPSRILDKSRLLIAGDGPLYGLSPSIPHNLSEEHIQWLGYLRGNELQDIYTMSDLFVFPSSTETFGNVILEAMASGLPVIAAGAGGVLDIIQHEKTGILCPPEEPASMVNAIIHLYDHPDISKRLGEAGREYSLNRSWIPILDHLLSSYDQVIAEFSKENMSRSPQKKVK